The following coding sequences lie in one Halomonas sp. 'Soap Lake #6' genomic window:
- a CDS encoding lysine N(6)-hydroxylase/L-ornithine N(5)-oxygenase family protein — protein sequence MHIHDLIGIGFGPSNIALAIALDEQRQAGQARDAFFIERQPCFAWHPHMLLENAHMQISFLKDLVTPRNPGSPFSFLNYLHSKGRLQDFINLQTFFPSRHEFNDYLSWTASHFKHQCAYGEDVFEVLPETDNEEVAYLRVRSRDESGAVHERLTRSLVISVGGAPNVPECFAGLKDDPRVFHSSHYLRELAKQDAPKRIAVIGAGQSAAEIFLDLHGREGIQVDLISRAWAFKPSDDSPFVNEIFNPEYTDYVFNNPTGQREALLQEYKSTNYSAPDLALIQEIYDVFYQQKVTGQARHRFRRRHEVIGSEAGPEGVELLVRDLESGHTEPTRYDAVVLATGYARDTHKRLLAPIAEFLPEFAVNRSYQLYTKPSFKPAIFLQGCCEPTHGLSDTLLSILAARTSEICEVLDEALPAAHSDMSVPSLVATD from the coding sequence ATGCATATTCACGACTTGATCGGCATCGGCTTCGGCCCCTCCAATATTGCCCTGGCCATTGCGCTTGACGAACAACGCCAAGCAGGGCAAGCGCGGGATGCCTTTTTTATTGAGCGCCAGCCCTGCTTTGCCTGGCACCCGCATATGCTGTTGGAAAATGCCCATATGCAGATCTCTTTTCTCAAAGATCTGGTCACGCCGCGTAACCCAGGAAGCCCTTTCAGCTTTCTCAATTACCTTCACAGCAAAGGCCGCTTGCAGGACTTTATCAACCTGCAAACCTTCTTCCCCAGTCGCCATGAGTTCAATGACTACCTAAGCTGGACTGCCAGCCACTTTAAACACCAGTGCGCCTATGGAGAGGATGTGTTCGAAGTACTGCCCGAAACTGATAATGAAGAGGTCGCCTACCTCCGCGTTCGTTCACGGGATGAGAGTGGAGCGGTACATGAAAGATTAACTCGCTCCCTCGTGATCAGTGTGGGTGGCGCGCCCAATGTACCTGAATGCTTCGCTGGGCTAAAAGACGACCCACGAGTCTTCCACTCCAGCCACTACCTCAGAGAGCTGGCGAAGCAAGACGCCCCCAAGCGTATCGCCGTGATCGGCGCGGGCCAGAGCGCCGCTGAGATATTCCTTGATCTGCATGGTCGTGAAGGCATTCAGGTGGATCTTATTAGCCGGGCATGGGCCTTTAAACCCTCGGATGACAGCCCTTTCGTTAACGAAATATTCAATCCCGAATACACCGATTACGTGTTCAATAACCCCACCGGCCAGCGGGAAGCGCTGCTGCAGGAGTACAAAAGCACCAACTATTCAGCCCCTGACTTGGCGTTGATTCAGGAGATTTACGATGTGTTCTACCAGCAAAAAGTAACCGGCCAAGCCCGCCACCGCTTCCGCCGCCGCCATGAGGTTATCGGCAGCGAAGCAGGCCCGGAAGGCGTTGAGCTACTTGTGCGCGATTTGGAGAGCGGCCATACGGAGCCAACCCGCTACGACGCAGTGGTGTTAGCCACCGGCTATGCACGCGACACCCATAAACGGCTGCTGGCTCCAATAGCTGAGTTCTTGCCGGAATTTGCCGTTAACCGCAGCTATCAGCTTTACACCAAGCCTTCGTTCAAACCGGCTATTTTTCTGCAGGGCTGCTGCGAACCCACCCATGGCTTGAGCGACACCCTGCTGTCGATTTTGGCGGCACGGACAAGTGAGATTTGTGAAGTGCTTGATGAGGCGTTACCAGCAGCCCATTCAGATATGTCGGTTCCATCACTGGTAGCCACAGACTAA
- a CDS encoding GNAT family N-acetyltransferase encodes MPSSVQTQIGRHKVDPSNGERLVAPVLLSRPEGCTYQVTYEVTTQTLYVEGHQERLEWSLVDDNSTVMLQWSQRSAPPLPALLAAIEGAFTFSPGAVALRLQLPSVLHTTLCANGIAVKDPHGKLWAYAELFWQLPTLWLTSPSMRPYPQQPILENGKRHLRRPPRPNGTVYQRHIPWLDVTLSFRVLDLELDLERFNRWMNDPVVAHFWEEQGDLQQHRGRLESTLQNPSVVPLIGCIDGEPFGYFETYWAKEDRIGAYYDASDFDRGWHVLIGEAAFRGRPYVAAWLPSISHYLFLNDCRTQRLVIEPRVDNAKMLRNLAQCGYAHVKAFDFPHKRAMLGMQLREHFFNERSWIPLPPHPGSAPRPDPRFTP; translated from the coding sequence GTGCCCAGTTCTGTACAAACACAAATAGGACGCCACAAGGTAGACCCATCCAATGGTGAGCGCTTAGTAGCACCTGTTCTGCTCTCACGCCCTGAGGGATGCACCTATCAAGTCACCTATGAGGTAACCACGCAGACACTTTATGTGGAGGGGCATCAAGAGCGTCTTGAGTGGTCATTAGTAGACGATAACAGCACCGTGATGCTGCAGTGGTCACAACGTTCAGCACCGCCTCTCCCGGCGTTACTTGCGGCTATCGAGGGGGCATTCACCTTTTCCCCAGGTGCTGTAGCGCTTCGTTTACAGCTCCCCTCGGTTTTACATACCACTCTGTGTGCCAATGGAATCGCGGTTAAAGATCCCCATGGCAAACTCTGGGCCTACGCGGAGCTATTTTGGCAGTTGCCAACCCTTTGGCTCACCTCCCCCTCCATGCGCCCCTACCCGCAGCAGCCCATCTTGGAGAATGGAAAGCGCCATCTACGCCGCCCGCCGCGCCCCAATGGAACGGTCTATCAGCGCCATATTCCCTGGCTGGATGTCACCCTAAGCTTTCGAGTGCTTGACCTGGAACTTGACCTTGAACGCTTCAACCGCTGGATGAACGACCCGGTTGTCGCCCATTTCTGGGAAGAGCAGGGTGATTTGCAACAGCATCGCGGGCGGCTGGAGAGCACGTTGCAAAACCCTAGTGTCGTGCCACTGATCGGCTGTATCGACGGCGAGCCCTTCGGTTATTTCGAAACCTACTGGGCCAAGGAGGACCGCATCGGCGCTTATTACGATGCCAGTGATTTTGATCGCGGCTGGCACGTACTGATCGGCGAAGCTGCTTTTCGCGGGCGACCCTATGTCGCTGCTTGGCTACCCTCCATCTCACACTACCTGTTTCTGAATGACTGCCGTACCCAACGCCTGGTGATTGAACCCCGGGTGGATAACGCCAAGATGCTGCGCAACCTTGCCCAGTGCGGTTACGCCCATGTTAAGGCGTTCGACTTTCCCCACAAGCGGGCCATGCTCGGCATGCAGCTACGCGAACACTTTTTTAACGAACGCAGCTGGATTCCGCTGCCTCCGCACCCAGGGTCTGCACCACGGCCCGACCCACGCTTCACCCCATAG